The following are from one region of the Gloeomargarita lithophora Alchichica-D10 genome:
- a CDS encoding putative bifunctional diguanylate cyclase/phosphodiesterase, producing MPPTPGTILVVDDVLANLSVLATILESQGYEVRQATSGRLALSAIASDPPDLILLDLMMPEMDGFTVCQQLQATPQYQEIPVICITALDEVTDKVRAFACGAVDYIVKPFQAEEVLARVQSHLTLRHLRQALQEANTQLRQWNQELEQRVAARTQALSRLLHTDTLTGLLSRHALCGQLESLLLGEQAFALCILDCDQFSLVNHSLGYGRGDELLCLLSQRLLAQLGEQDVLARLGEDDFALVLVGEYGHDALLDWVERLHQRVRVPFQLGEYELYLSATSGLVLRQPYHQRALELIREADTALQRAKREHRGGSYLFDLQLTQMAQKRLDLEGDLRRGLQQHQFQVYYQPIVDIRTGQIVGVEALTYWHHPQRGLVGPGEFIACAEDTGVIIPLGLQTLECACLQMQEWPSDWWLSVNLSPRQFAYPFLGRDIDLILQRTGFPAQRLHLELTEGALGENVPVVADTLRQLRGRQICLCVDDFGTGYSCLRYLQEFPIHNIKIDRSFVASIAEAGSGGEIAKIIAHLGYSLNLTVTAEGIETAYQQEFLRQLGCPYGQGFYFARPQPPSGIDRLVHAGGCLPTKPGHSAATWPV from the coding sequence ATGCCCCCCACTCCCGGTACGATTTTGGTTGTTGACGATGTGCTGGCTAACCTCAGCGTTTTGGCGACCATTCTCGAAAGCCAGGGCTACGAAGTCCGCCAAGCCACCAGCGGTCGTCTGGCGTTGAGTGCGATTGCTAGCGACCCCCCTGATTTGATTCTACTCGATTTGATGATGCCGGAAATGGATGGGTTTACGGTCTGTCAACAGCTACAGGCAACCCCCCAGTACCAGGAGATTCCGGTTATTTGTATCACGGCGTTGGATGAAGTCACGGATAAGGTGCGGGCGTTTGCCTGTGGGGCGGTGGATTATATTGTAAAACCGTTTCAAGCGGAGGAGGTGTTGGCACGGGTGCAGAGCCATTTGACGCTCCGGCATTTGCGCCAAGCCCTGCAAGAGGCCAATACCCAACTGCGCCAATGGAACCAGGAACTGGAGCAACGGGTGGCGGCGCGTACCCAGGCGTTGTCCCGGCTATTGCACACGGATACCCTGACCGGTTTGTTGAGCCGTCATGCCCTGTGTGGGCAGTTGGAATCCTTACTGCTGGGGGAACAGGCTTTTGCCCTGTGCATTTTGGATTGTGACCAGTTTAGTTTGGTGAATCATTCCCTGGGCTATGGCCGGGGGGATGAACTGTTGTGTTTGCTGAGTCAACGTTTGTTGGCGCAACTGGGGGAACAGGATGTGCTGGCGCGGTTGGGGGAGGATGATTTTGCCCTGGTGTTGGTGGGGGAATACGGCCATGATGCCCTGCTGGATTGGGTGGAGCGGTTGCATCAGCGGGTGCGGGTGCCGTTTCAGTTGGGGGAATACGAACTGTACCTGAGTGCCACCAGTGGGTTGGTACTGCGGCAACCCTACCACCAGCGGGCGTTGGAGCTAATCCGGGAGGCGGATACGGCTCTGCAACGGGCGAAACGGGAACACCGGGGGGGGAGTTATCTATTCGACCTGCAACTGACCCAGATGGCGCAGAAACGCTTGGATTTGGAGGGAGACCTGCGCCGGGGATTGCAACAGCACCAATTCCAGGTTTATTATCAGCCGATTGTTGACATCCGCACGGGTCAAATTGTTGGGGTAGAAGCCTTGACCTACTGGCACCATCCCCAGCGGGGTCTGGTCGGGCCGGGGGAATTTATCGCCTGTGCGGAGGATACGGGGGTGATTATTCCCCTGGGATTGCAAACCTTGGAGTGCGCCTGCCTCCAGATGCAGGAATGGCCGTCGGATTGGTGGTTGAGTGTGAATCTTTCGCCCCGGCAGTTTGCCTACCCTTTTTTGGGACGGGATATTGATTTAATTTTGCAACGGACGGGGTTTCCGGCGCAAAGATTGCATTTGGAACTCACCGAAGGTGCCCTGGGGGAGAATGTGCCGGTGGTGGCGGATACCCTGCGCCAACTGCGGGGACGGCAGATTTGTTTGTGTGTGGATGATTTTGGTACCGGTTATTCATGTCTGCGTTATTTGCAAGAATTTCCGATTCACAATATCAAAATTGACCGCTCGTTTGTGGCTTCGATTGCTGAGGCGGGTTCGGGCGGGGAAATTGCCAAAATTATTGCCCACCTGGGCTATTCTCTAAATCTGACGGTGACGGCGGAGGGGATTGAAACCGCTTACCAGCAGGAGTTTCTGCGCCAGTTGGGGTGTCCCTACGGACAGGGATTTTATTTCGCCCGTCCCCAACCACCGTCGGGAATTGACCGGCTGGTGCATGCGGGGGGGTGTTTGCCAACAAAGCCTGGGCATTCCGCCGCCACATGGCCGGTTTGA